The following proteins are encoded in a genomic region of Chryseobacterium cucumeris:
- a CDS encoding porin family protein, which produces MKKLLLASALMLSALSFAQVQWKSTRFGVTGGLNYSRVSNAHNPSGPRYTFQAGALALIPVGKANQFFIQPEVLYYGAGETGKDKDAKGVSGYDALYANNYLSVPLYFKGYFSEAESEFFGLIGPRFNFLLSQNVKDAPVSRPYYDPDVTDPNQPAGVNGKANSFNWGLGLGVGYSYKRQLEVAVKYDLGLSDTYPGLAKETKGTDKKKSEQVIALTLSYIFK; this is translated from the coding sequence ATGAAAAAACTTTTATTAGCCTCAGCTTTAATGCTTTCTGCTTTATCATTTGCTCAAGTGCAGTGGAAAAGTACAAGATTTGGAGTGACAGGAGGTTTAAACTACTCCAGAGTATCTAACGCCCATAATCCTTCAGGCCCAAGATACACTTTCCAGGCTGGAGCTTTGGCATTGATTCCCGTAGGAAAGGCAAACCAATTCTTTATTCAACCTGAAGTTCTGTATTATGGTGCAGGAGAAACAGGAAAAGATAAAGATGCTAAAGGGGTAAGTGGTTATGACGCATTATATGCTAATAACTACCTGAGTGTGCCTCTTTATTTCAAAGGATATTTTTCTGAAGCAGAATCAGAATTCTTTGGATTGATAGGACCTAGATTTAACTTCTTGCTGAGCCAGAACGTTAAAGACGCTCCTGTAAGCAGACCTTATTATGATCCCGATGTTACTGATCCTAACCAGCCGGCAGGCGTAAACGGTAAGGCGAACAGTTTTAACTGGGGACTTGGTCTGGGCGTAGGATATAGCTACAAAAGACAACTTGAAGTAGCGGTAAAATATGACTTAGGCCTAAGCGATACTTATCCTGGTCTTGCTAAAGAAACCAAAGGTACTGATAAGAAAAAATCAGAACAGGTAATTGCACTTACTTTAAGCTATATATTCAAATAG